A genomic region of Alistipes megaguti contains the following coding sequences:
- a CDS encoding DUF4954 family protein codes for MTPFRTLTAEQIASLEALGNTAEDWLQVRVSEDFQPFQLQQSRLEGEVRIGSEARIIHSRVRNCQIGEGSLIEDVTALECRHRSSFGNGVGVATMNECGGRTVRIFDTMSAQMAYVMALYRHRPQTLAALERMIDRRVEERQSEIGRVGRNCRIVGTRFLREVCIGDEVRIDGASLLENATLCDGVEIGVDVKACDLIAAEGARIGNGSTVERCFVGESCILDKGFTAAESLFFANSHCENGEAASIFAGPYTVSHHKSSLLIAGMFSFFNAGSGSNQSNHLFKSGAVHQSVHLRGCKFASGAYIMSPALEGAFTMIMGHHSYHHDTSALPYSYLIEKEGRSHLMPGANLASYGAVRDIEKWPARDRRKLKRDVIDFDEYNPYVTQAMLDAVNILHTLQEQDPDAEVYTYNKTLIRAASLQRGLKLYNKAIVAALGSMLDRGESNPRHNGAGRWIDAAGQYITRQAMREILDAVDRGELTDPTAVDNRFRVFDVHYDDYAHSWALQVYASLLGHTPTVGELNDAIQAGRNAHAALREMTDADHRRDCSLDMAVGYGLDCDNEEDRRRDYFAVRGLK; via the coding sequence ATGACTCCATTCAGAACGTTGACCGCCGAGCAGATCGCGTCGCTCGAAGCACTGGGTAATACGGCCGAAGATTGGTTGCAAGTCCGGGTTTCGGAGGATTTCCAGCCCTTCCAGCTGCAGCAGAGCCGCCTCGAAGGCGAGGTCCGCATCGGCTCCGAGGCCCGCATCATTCACTCCCGGGTGCGCAACTGCCAGATCGGCGAGGGATCCCTGATCGAGGATGTCACGGCGCTGGAGTGCCGCCACCGCTCGTCGTTCGGAAACGGCGTCGGCGTGGCCACGATGAACGAATGCGGCGGCCGCACGGTGCGGATCTTCGATACGATGTCGGCCCAGATGGCCTACGTCATGGCCCTCTACCGCCACCGTCCGCAGACCCTGGCCGCCCTGGAGCGCATGATCGACCGCCGGGTCGAGGAGCGGCAGTCGGAGATCGGCCGCGTGGGACGCAACTGCCGCATCGTCGGAACCCGCTTCCTGCGCGAGGTCTGCATCGGCGACGAGGTCCGCATCGACGGCGCCTCGCTGCTCGAAAACGCCACGCTCTGCGACGGTGTCGAGATCGGCGTCGATGTCAAGGCCTGCGATCTGATCGCCGCCGAAGGGGCCCGCATCGGAAACGGTTCGACCGTCGAACGCTGCTTCGTGGGCGAGAGCTGCATCCTCGACAAGGGCTTCACGGCCGCCGAATCGCTCTTCTTCGCCAATTCGCACTGCGAAAACGGCGAGGCCGCCTCGATCTTCGCCGGTCCCTACACCGTCTCGCACCACAAGTCGTCGCTGCTCATCGCCGGCATGTTCTCGTTCTTCAATGCCGGCAGCGGCTCGAACCAGAGCAACCACCTCTTCAAGAGCGGGGCCGTCCATCAGTCGGTCCACCTGCGGGGCTGCAAGTTCGCCTCGGGGGCCTACATCATGTCACCGGCCCTCGAAGGGGCCTTCACGATGATCATGGGCCACCACTCCTACCACCACGACACGTCGGCCCTTCCCTACTCCTACCTGATCGAAAAGGAGGGGCGCAGCCATCTGATGCCGGGGGCCAACCTGGCCAGCTACGGCGCCGTGCGCGACATCGAGAAGTGGCCGGCACGCGACCGCCGCAAACTCAAACGCGACGTGATCGACTTCGACGAATACAACCCCTACGTCACGCAGGCGATGCTCGATGCGGTGAACATCCTCCACACGCTGCAGGAGCAGGACCCCGACGCCGAAGTCTACACCTACAACAAGACGCTGATCCGCGCCGCCTCGCTCCAGCGGGGGCTGAAACTCTACAACAAGGCCATCGTGGCGGCTCTCGGGTCGATGCTCGACCGCGGAGAGTCGAATCCCCGTCACAACGGCGCGGGACGCTGGATCGACGCCGCCGGACAATACATCACGCGGCAGGCCATGCGGGAGATTCTCGACGCCGTGGATCGCGGCGAACTCACCGATCCGACGGCCGTCGACAACCGCTTCCGGGTCTTCGACGTCCACTACGACGACTATGCCCACAGCTGGGCTCTGCAGGTCTATGCCTCGCTGCTGGGCCACACACCGACCGTCGGGGAGCTCAACGACGCCATCCAGGCCGGGCGCAACGCCCACGCCGCCCTGCGCGAGATGACCGACGCCGACCACCGGCGCGACTGTTCGCTCGACATGGCCGTCGGCTACGGCCTGGACTGCGACAACGAGGAGGACCGGCGCAGGGATTACTTCGCCGTGAGAGGTTTGAAATAG
- the trxB gene encoding thioredoxin-disulfide reductase, with amino-acid sequence MENNQTEEVKVLIIGSGPAGYTAAIYLSRANLAPVLYEGIEPGGQLTTTTEVENFPGFPEGVDGPQLMANMRQQAERLGTDLRSGSITKVDLSERPFRVEIDGEKEILTQSLIVSTGATAKYLGLPSETEFRGQGVSACATCDGFFYRKKDVAVVGGGDTACEEATYLASLCRKVYMIVRKPFLRASKAMQERVFRTENIEVLFEYNTAEVLGDEQGVTGARLVKTDGSERTIDIAGFFLAIGHHPNTELFAGQLELDEEGYIRVEGNTSKTSVEGVFAAGDVKDPHYRQAITAAGSGCIAALDCERFLLR; translated from the coding sequence ATGGAAAACAACCAAACTGAAGAGGTAAAGGTCCTGATCATCGGAAGCGGCCCGGCCGGCTACACGGCCGCCATCTATCTGTCACGCGCCAACCTGGCACCGGTCCTCTACGAGGGCATCGAACCCGGCGGCCAGCTGACCACCACCACCGAAGTCGAGAACTTCCCGGGATTCCCCGAAGGGGTAGACGGCCCGCAGCTGATGGCAAACATGCGCCAGCAGGCCGAACGGCTGGGCACCGACCTGCGGTCGGGCAGCATCACGAAGGTCGACCTCTCGGAGCGTCCGTTCCGCGTCGAGATCGACGGCGAAAAGGAGATCCTGACCCAGAGCCTCATCGTCTCGACGGGCGCCACGGCCAAATACCTCGGCCTGCCCTCCGAGACGGAATTCCGCGGACAGGGCGTCAGCGCCTGCGCCACGTGCGACGGATTCTTCTACCGCAAGAAGGATGTGGCCGTTGTCGGCGGCGGTGACACGGCCTGCGAGGAGGCCACCTACCTCGCCTCGCTCTGCCGCAAGGTCTACATGATCGTCCGCAAACCCTTCCTGCGGGCCTCGAAGGCGATGCAGGAGCGCGTCTTCCGCACCGAGAACATCGAGGTGCTCTTCGAGTACAACACCGCCGAGGTGCTGGGCGACGAGCAGGGCGTGACGGGGGCCCGTCTGGTGAAGACGGACGGTTCGGAGCGCACGATCGACATCGCGGGCTTCTTCCTGGCCATCGGCCACCACCCCAATACGGAGCTCTTCGCCGGACAGCTCGAACTGGACGAGGAGGGCTACATCCGCGTCGAGGGCAACACGTCGAAGACCTCGGTCGAGGGTGTCTTCGCCGCCGGCGACGTGAAGGATCCCCACTACCGTCAGGCCATCACCGCCGCCGGTTCGGGCTGCATCGCCGCCCTGGACTGCGAACGATTCCTGCTGCGGTGA
- a CDS encoding RNA methyltransferase has protein sequence MTKAEIQLVRSLADKRGRTEQGLFLAEGEKLIGELRTSHLRVRRIYALEGIFAGDEVEVVTPREMERLSQLKTPSNSVALVEIPRYRLHPEELRERLTLALDEVQNPGNLGTIIRLADWFGIRDILCSEGTADCFNPKVVQATMGAILRVRVHYTDLAAALTAAARDGVPVYGTFLEGENLYESRLSPAGIVVMGNEGRGVTPSVAQCISRKLFIPPWPADRRGSESLNVAMATGIVCAEFRRRTAMHGAK, from the coding sequence ATGACAAAAGCCGAAATCCAACTCGTCCGCTCGCTGGCCGACAAGCGCGGCCGCACGGAGCAGGGACTCTTTCTGGCCGAGGGCGAAAAGCTCATCGGCGAACTGCGCACGTCGCACCTGCGCGTGCGGCGGATCTACGCCCTCGAGGGGATCTTCGCGGGCGACGAGGTCGAGGTGGTCACGCCGCGCGAGATGGAGCGTCTCTCGCAACTGAAGACGCCGTCGAATTCGGTGGCCCTGGTCGAGATCCCCCGCTACCGGCTGCACCCCGAAGAGCTGCGCGAACGGCTGACGCTGGCCCTCGACGAGGTGCAGAACCCCGGCAATCTGGGGACCATCATCCGGCTGGCCGACTGGTTCGGCATCCGCGACATCCTCTGCTCGGAGGGGACAGCCGACTGCTTCAATCCGAAGGTCGTGCAGGCTACGATGGGGGCCATTCTGCGCGTGCGGGTCCACTACACGGATCTGGCCGCCGCGCTCACTGCGGCCGCACGCGACGGGGTACCCGTCTACGGCACCTTCCTCGAGGGGGAGAACCTTTACGAGAGCCGCCTCTCGCCCGCGGGCATCGTCGTGATGGGCAACGAAGGCCGCGGCGTAACTCCCTCCGTAGCGCAATGTATCTCGCGCAAACTCTTCATCCCGCCCTGGCCCGCCGACCGACGCGGCTCGGAGTCGCTCAACGTCGCCATGGCAACGGGAATCGTCTGCGCCGAATTCCGGCGCCGGACCGCCATGCACGGGGCGAAATGA
- a CDS encoding vWA domain-containing protein — translation MYTQSITRSHRTAFVLLIDGSGSMAEEIDVHGRRMTKAEAVASITNGLLFELIERARRNDGVRDYYDIAVWSYSGNDEVYSLLPDGVEMISVAKLAALQVPMRREVVECRMPDGSTALREIPAPAWVAPEAAGQTPMYQALDQATELLDAWCRRPEHAESFPPTVFNITDGEATDCDDEELRSVAERLRGLRTCDGNVLLVNIHIAPGDSQRAVFFPSEEEAGYPNRYARLLYDCSSPMPKVFNEAIRDAKGPGALPPFRGMSYNASAEQLIAMLNIGSISVKIE, via the coding sequence ATGTACACACAAAGCATCACACGCTCCCACCGCACGGCCTTCGTGCTGCTGATCGACGGTTCGGGATCCATGGCCGAGGAGATCGACGTCCACGGCCGGCGCATGACCAAGGCCGAAGCCGTGGCCTCGATCACCAACGGACTGCTGTTCGAACTGATCGAACGGGCCCGCCGCAACGACGGCGTGAGGGATTACTACGATATCGCCGTATGGAGCTATTCGGGCAACGACGAGGTCTACTCGCTGCTGCCCGACGGCGTCGAGATGATCTCCGTGGCGAAGCTCGCCGCCCTGCAGGTTCCCATGCGGCGCGAGGTCGTCGAGTGCCGGATGCCCGACGGTTCGACGGCCCTGCGCGAGATTCCGGCTCCGGCATGGGTTGCACCCGAGGCTGCCGGGCAGACGCCGATGTATCAGGCGCTGGACCAGGCTACGGAGCTGCTCGACGCCTGGTGCCGCCGTCCGGAGCATGCCGAGAGCTTCCCGCCCACGGTCTTCAACATCACCGACGGTGAGGCCACGGACTGCGACGACGAAGAGCTGCGCAGCGTGGCCGAACGGCTGCGCGGACTGCGCACGTGCGACGGCAACGTCCTGCTCGTCAACATCCACATCGCTCCGGGCGACTCGCAGCGGGCGGTCTTCTTCCCCTCGGAGGAGGAGGCCGGCTACCCGAACCGCTACGCGCGGCTGCTCTACGACTGCTCGAGCCCGATGCCCAAGGTCTTCAACGAGGCGATCCGCGATGCCAAGGGGCCCGGCGCCCTGCCTCCGTTCCGGGGCATGAGCTACAACGCCTCGGCCGAACAGCTGATCGCCATGCTCAACATCGGTTCCATCAGCGTCAAGATCGAATAG
- a CDS encoding WG repeat-containing protein — protein MHTLSQYLITLSDPDGLTRTLGAVEVCRDPSGRMCFSVGNSAAVFRIRHQGRIRSLRCYLRPQRHLREIYGGRLLERELYLYTSPDSGVWVDVVIGDWIEGEDLHTSIARAATEGDTRRLGELAEAFDRLAAPMVADDRAHGDLKPENILVDAAGRLHVIDLDASFLPGMKGETSPELGTAAYQHPARTAADFNARLDDYPAALISTALHALALDPTMWKRYGKADALLYDPRRAATDPALCETLGLFETRGMALAYRIAQLLRAPRPELPDLSALLAEAVRRSDRERSEGVRNERMRAAEQNPETVGEVPESGNPPSEEEDSLPELYAEGGRWGFRTRERVIIPPLYDNGFDFTEGLAAVLLGRTWHFIDPQGRTRLSCRGCQAVKPFREGWARILRDGRWRRINRAGQEFDI, from the coding sequence ATGCATACCCTAAGCCAATACCTGATAACGTTGTCCGATCCCGACGGACTGACCCGCACGCTGGGAGCGGTGGAGGTATGCCGCGACCCATCGGGGAGAATGTGCTTCAGCGTCGGGAACTCGGCGGCCGTCTTTCGCATCCGCCACCAGGGGCGGATCCGCTCACTGCGTTGTTACCTGCGGCCGCAGCGCCACCTGAGGGAGATCTACGGCGGGCGGCTGCTCGAACGGGAACTCTACCTCTACACGTCGCCCGACAGCGGCGTATGGGTCGACGTGGTGATCGGCGACTGGATCGAAGGCGAGGACCTGCACACGTCCATCGCCCGCGCCGCTACGGAGGGTGACACCCGGCGTCTCGGAGAGTTGGCCGAGGCATTCGACCGGCTGGCCGCCCCGATGGTGGCCGACGACCGGGCCCACGGCGATCTCAAACCCGAAAACATCCTGGTCGATGCGGCGGGACGGCTGCACGTGATCGACCTGGACGCCTCCTTTCTGCCCGGCATGAAAGGGGAGACAAGCCCCGAACTGGGAACGGCCGCCTATCAGCATCCGGCCCGCACGGCCGCGGACTTCAACGCTCGACTGGACGATTATCCGGCGGCGCTGATCTCCACGGCACTCCATGCACTGGCCCTCGATCCGACGATGTGGAAGCGTTACGGGAAGGCGGATGCACTGCTCTACGATCCACGACGGGCTGCCACGGATCCGGCTTTGTGCGAGACGCTCGGGCTGTTCGAGACGCGGGGCATGGCCCTTGCCTACCGCATCGCCCAACTGCTGCGGGCTCCGCGGCCGGAGCTCCCCGACCTTTCGGCGCTGCTGGCCGAGGCGGTTCGGAGATCCGACCGGGAGCGGTCCGAAGGGGTGAGAAACGAACGGATGCGAGCCGCAGAACAAAATCCAGAAACCGTAGGAGAGGTTCCGGAGTCGGGAAATCCACCGTCGGAAGAGGAGGATTCACTGCCGGAGTTGTATGCCGAGGGCGGCCGCTGGGGCTTCCGCACACGGGAGAGGGTGATCATTCCGCCGCTCTACGACAACGGATTCGACTTCACCGAGGGGCTGGCCGCCGTACTGCTGGGCCGCACGTGGCACTTCATCGACCCGCAGGGGCGCACCCGTCTGAGCTGCCGGGGGTGTCAGGCCGTCAAGCCCTTCCGCGAAGGCTGGGCCCGGATTCTGCGCGACGGCCGCTGGCGGAGAATCAACCGCGCAGGGCAGGAATTTGACATTTGA
- a CDS encoding ribonuclease Z has product MSFAVTILGCSSAKPTPNRHPSGQAVNIHEQYYLVDAGEGTQQQLIRYGINPLKLRAVFISHLHGDHVYGIFPLISTLGLYGRRTPLEVYAPAPFGEMLEADLRLFDADLPYEVIWHRVDTTKHALLMENRTVEVWSIPLRHRVPCAGVLFREKEPPLNVDKFKIVKYGLSIAQITAAKRGEDVTLESGEVIPNGELTYRPYRARSYAYLSDTNFSARAAELCRGVDLMYHEATYAAAEQRSARDRGHSTTLDAAKAALKAGAQRLIIGHYSSRYKDEGVLVEEARTLFPDTWPATEGVTFRIDKEA; this is encoded by the coding sequence GTGAGTTTCGCGGTAACCATACTGGGTTGCTCGTCGGCCAAGCCGACTCCGAACCGCCACCCCTCGGGACAGGCGGTGAACATCCACGAGCAATACTACCTGGTGGATGCCGGCGAGGGGACGCAGCAGCAGCTGATCCGTTACGGGATCAATCCGCTGAAGCTCCGCGCGGTATTCATCTCGCATCTGCACGGCGACCACGTCTACGGCATCTTCCCGCTGATCTCGACCCTGGGGCTCTACGGGCGGCGCACGCCGCTCGAGGTCTATGCCCCGGCGCCGTTCGGCGAGATGCTGGAGGCCGACCTGCGGCTGTTCGACGCCGACCTGCCCTACGAAGTGATCTGGCACCGGGTCGACACCACGAAGCACGCCCTGCTGATGGAGAACCGCACGGTGGAGGTGTGGAGCATCCCGCTGCGCCACCGGGTGCCGTGTGCCGGGGTGCTCTTCCGCGAGAAGGAGCCGCCGCTGAACGTCGACAAGTTCAAGATCGTGAAATACGGCCTCTCGATCGCCCAGATCACCGCCGCCAAGAGAGGGGAGGATGTCACGCTGGAGTCGGGCGAGGTGATCCCCAACGGCGAGTTGACCTACCGCCCCTACCGGGCCCGGTCGTACGCCTACCTCTCGGACACGAACTTCTCGGCCCGGGCCGCGGAGCTGTGCCGCGGGGTGGATCTGATGTATCACGAGGCGACCTACGCCGCCGCCGAGCAGCGTTCGGCCCGCGACCGCGGCCACTCGACGACGCTCGATGCAGCGAAGGCGGCGCTGAAGGCCGGGGCCCAACGGCTTATCATCGGACACTACTCGTCACGCTACAAGGACGAAGGGGTGCTGGTCGAGGAGGCCCGGACGCTCTTCCCCGACACCTGGCCCGCCACCGAAGGGGTTACCTTCCGCATAGACAAAGAAGCATGA
- the gcvP gene encoding aminomethyl-transferring glycine dehydrogenase → MFDKFSGRHIGVNNEKDLKAMLDVIGVGSVDELIAQVIPQSIRLKKPLALPAEGMSEYEFAAHIRELADRNRTLRSFIGMGWYPCAVPAAVSRNVFENPAWYTSYTPYQAEISQGRLEALLNFQTALISLTGMEIGNCSLLDEGTATAEAMLMMYALRSREAVKEGRNQLFVDRNLFPQTLDVLLTRSEPFGIELIIDEYDEYEFTGREFGAIVQYPAADGTVRDYADFTAAAHAKGALVTAVADPLALALLKAPGEWGADIAVGSTQRLGTPMGFGGPSAGYMTTREAFKRNMPGRIIGVSVDRLGNKALRMALQMREQHIKRERATSNICTASALMASMVGFYCVYNGPEGLLRAAMTAHLAAATVARALEALDYKLSSKEFFDTLEVEAEAAVVQSLALDKGINFFYPSEERVRMSFDEVTTPEEVETVIGIFAAAKGKKTKAVKAVTESCIPVALRRQSAFLQEPVFNRYRSESALMRYIKRLELRDISLANSMISLGSCTMKLNAAVLMQPLSLAGFQNMHPYAPADQAEGYLTMIAELEHDLATITGLAACSLQPNSGAAGEYSGLMVIRAYHQSRGQGYRNVVLIPASAHGTNPASAAMAGMKIVTVACDERGNIDVDDLKAKARECSSELCALMVTYPSTHGVFESRIREIVDAVHDAGGLVYMDGANMNAQVGLTNPGYIGADVCHLNLHKTFAMPHGGGGPGVGPICVAEPLKAFLPTHPIVATGGEEGITAVASAPWGSAMLLPITYGYIKMLGAEGLKRVTEMAIVNANYMSAALKKEFRTYYSGETGRVGHEMILDLTHFKKDYDIDCGDIAHRLMDYGFHAPTLSFPVHETLMVEPTESEPKEEMDRFMEALVQIKRECEAAAAAGEKNNVVTNAPHTAVELAGEWPHPYSRMEAAFPLEWVRTAKFFPYVSKIDNGYGDRNLCCRNCD, encoded by the coding sequence ATGTTCGACAAATTCTCCGGACGCCACATCGGCGTCAACAACGAAAAGGACCTCAAGGCGATGCTCGACGTGATCGGCGTGGGGTCGGTCGACGAACTGATCGCACAGGTCATTCCGCAATCCATCCGGCTCAAGAAGCCCCTGGCGCTGCCCGCCGAAGGGATGAGCGAGTACGAATTCGCCGCCCACATCCGCGAGCTGGCCGACCGCAACCGCACGCTGCGGTCGTTCATCGGCATGGGATGGTATCCGTGCGCCGTGCCGGCCGCCGTCTCGCGCAACGTCTTCGAGAACCCCGCGTGGTACACCTCCTATACCCCCTATCAGGCCGAGATCTCGCAGGGCCGCCTCGAGGCGCTGCTGAACTTCCAGACCGCCCTGATCTCGCTGACCGGCATGGAGATCGGCAACTGCTCGCTCCTGGACGAGGGCACGGCCACGGCCGAAGCCATGCTGATGATGTACGCCCTGCGTTCGCGCGAGGCCGTCAAGGAGGGACGCAACCAGCTCTTCGTCGACCGCAACCTCTTCCCGCAGACGCTCGACGTGCTGCTCACACGCAGCGAACCCTTCGGCATCGAGCTGATCATCGACGAGTATGACGAATACGAATTCACGGGCCGCGAGTTCGGCGCCATCGTCCAGTATCCGGCCGCCGACGGCACGGTGCGCGACTACGCCGACTTCACCGCCGCCGCCCACGCCAAGGGGGCACTCGTTACGGCCGTGGCCGATCCGCTGGCGCTGGCGCTGCTCAAGGCGCCGGGCGAATGGGGCGCCGACATCGCCGTGGGTTCGACCCAGCGTCTGGGTACGCCGATGGGCTTCGGAGGCCCGAGCGCCGGCTACATGACCACGCGCGAGGCCTTCAAGCGCAACATGCCGGGCCGCATCATCGGCGTCTCGGTCGACAGGCTGGGCAACAAGGCCCTGCGCATGGCCCTGCAGATGCGCGAACAGCACATCAAGCGCGAACGCGCCACGTCGAACATCTGCACCGCCTCGGCGCTGATGGCCTCGATGGTGGGCTTCTACTGCGTCTACAACGGCCCCGAGGGGCTGCTGCGCGCCGCCATGACGGCCCATCTCGCGGCCGCCACCGTGGCCCGCGCCCTCGAAGCGCTGGACTACAAGCTCTCTTCGAAGGAGTTCTTCGATACGCTGGAGGTCGAGGCCGAAGCCGCCGTCGTACAGTCGCTGGCCCTCGACAAGGGGATCAACTTCTTCTACCCTTCGGAGGAGCGCGTGCGCATGTCGTTCGACGAGGTGACCACCCCCGAGGAGGTCGAGACCGTCATCGGGATCTTCGCCGCCGCCAAGGGCAAGAAGACCAAGGCCGTGAAGGCTGTCACCGAAAGTTGCATTCCGGTGGCGCTGCGCCGTCAGTCGGCCTTCCTCCAGGAGCCGGTCTTCAACCGGTACCGCTCCGAAAGCGCCCTGATGCGCTACATCAAACGCCTCGAACTGAGAGACATCTCGCTGGCCAACTCGATGATCTCGCTCGGTTCGTGCACCATGAAGCTCAATGCCGCGGTGCTCATGCAGCCGCTCTCGCTGGCCGGCTTCCAGAACATGCACCCCTACGCTCCGGCCGACCAGGCCGAGGGCTATCTGACGATGATCGCCGAACTGGAGCACGATCTGGCCACGATCACCGGACTGGCCGCCTGCTCGCTGCAGCCCAATTCGGGTGCCGCCGGCGAGTACTCGGGACTGATGGTGATCCGCGCCTACCACCAGAGCCGCGGCCAGGGCTACCGCAACGTCGTGCTGATCCCCGCCTCGGCCCACGGCACGAATCCCGCATCGGCCGCCATGGCCGGCATGAAGATCGTCACGGTGGCCTGCGACGAGCGCGGCAACATCGACGTCGACGACCTGAAGGCCAAGGCCCGCGAGTGCAGCTCGGAGCTGTGCGCGCTGATGGTGACCTACCCCTCGACGCACGGCGTCTTCGAGAGCCGCATCCGCGAGATCGTCGACGCGGTGCACGACGCCGGCGGTCTGGTCTACATGGACGGCGCCAACATGAACGCCCAGGTGGGGCTGACCAACCCGGGCTACATCGGAGCCGACGTCTGCCACCTGAACCTCCACAAGACCTTCGCCATGCCGCACGGCGGCGGCGGCCCGGGAGTGGGCCCGATCTGCGTGGCCGAACCGCTGAAGGCCTTCCTCCCCACCCACCCGATCGTCGCCACGGGCGGTGAAGAGGGCATCACGGCCGTCGCTTCGGCACCGTGGGGCTCGGCCATGCTGCTGCCCATCACCTACGGATACATCAAGATGCTCGGCGCCGAGGGGCTGAAGCGGGTCACCGAAATGGCCATCGTCAACGCCAACTACATGTCGGCAGCCCTCAAGAAGGAGTTCCGCACCTACTACTCGGGTGAGACGGGCCGCGTGGGTCACGAGATGATCCTCGACCTGACCCACTTCAAGAAGGATTACGACATCGACTGCGGCGACATCGCCCACCGTCTGATGGACTACGGCTTCCACGCCCCGACCCTCTCGTTCCCGGTTCACGAGACGCTGATGGTCGAGCCCACGGAGTCGGAACCCAAGGAGGAGATGGACCGCTTCATGGAGGCGCTGGTGCAGATCAAGCGCGAATGCGAAGCCGCAGCGGCCGCCGGAGAGAAGAACAACGTGGTGACCAACGCCCCGCATACGGCCGTCGAACTGGCCGGCGAGTGGCCCCACCCCTACTCGCGCATGGAGGCCGCCTTCCCGCTCGAATGGGTCCGCACGGCCAAGTTCTTCCCCTACGTGTCGAAGATCGACAACGGTTACGGCGACCGCAACCTCTGCTGCCGCAACTGCGACTGA
- a CDS encoding peptidylprolyl isomerase, producing the protein MKVEQNKMVAVDYKLTVDGKIADQSRPGQPLEFIFGTGMLLPKFEEAILGKEPGDKVSFTLEPKDGYGEVIEEAIVKLPKNIFMVDGKLAEEILFEGSQVPMSDAQGNRMMGTVKEVGDEHVKMDFNHPMAGKTLNFDVEVVSVRDVTPEDLQGHCSCGSCGGDHECGDGCCDDHDGHCHCH; encoded by the coding sequence ATGAAAGTAGAACAGAACAAAATGGTCGCCGTAGACTACAAACTCACCGTCGACGGCAAAATCGCAGACCAGTCGCGCCCCGGACAGCCCCTGGAGTTCATCTTCGGTACGGGCATGCTGCTCCCCAAATTCGAGGAGGCCATCCTCGGCAAGGAGCCCGGCGACAAGGTTTCGTTCACGCTCGAGCCCAAGGACGGCTACGGTGAGGTGATCGAGGAGGCGATCGTCAAACTTCCCAAAAATATCTTCATGGTCGACGGCAAACTCGCCGAGGAGATCCTCTTCGAGGGAAGCCAGGTGCCGATGAGCGATGCCCAAGGCAACCGCATGATGGGTACGGTCAAGGAGGTCGGCGACGAGCACGTGAAGATGGACTTCAACCACCCGATGGCCGGCAAGACGCTGAACTTCGACGTGGAAGTGGTCTCGGTGCGCGACGTGACGCCCGAAGATCTGCAGGGCCACTGCTCGTGCGGATCGTGCGGCGGCGACCACGAATGCGGCGACGGCTGCTGCGACGACCACGACGGTCACTGCCACTGCCACTAA
- a CDS encoding WG repeat-containing protein — translation MTPTIQTFIRALLTPDLCFSHLTDARAVPGPEGLPLLMRTTRFAEAQIDWQGHRWLVSMPLSSSAIHSVERTASRIGRLNSEWLSPYRILPGEMRWTGPTGEELRCDLVLEYLPEGISFEEALRRESTDRLLTALNTLQQALRTLEFAHNNLRPRNLRWVGDRFIPLRYHDARFGHPENDEPSFEDLRAEVLRRSDPMQVSDVEMHYNPLRRLTGHLWTSQLSEGLACVEDESGYGFVDAENRVVIPATLRWAGDFHEGRAEAETDTGMGLIDRQGQWIIPPIYEIIDYDPVESNVFVRKEGLWAEFDYLGRRQSELGERSARP, via the coding sequence ATGACACCTACGATCCAAACTTTCATCCGGGCGCTGCTGACCCCCGACCTCTGCTTTTCGCACCTGACCGACGCCCGGGCCGTGCCCGGCCCCGAAGGACTGCCGCTGTTGATGCGCACGACGCGCTTCGCCGAGGCGCAGATCGACTGGCAGGGACACCGCTGGCTGGTGTCGATGCCCCTCTCGTCGTCGGCCATCCACTCGGTCGAGCGCACCGCCTCGCGCATCGGCCGCCTCAATTCGGAGTGGCTCTCGCCGTACCGGATCCTTCCGGGCGAGATGCGCTGGACAGGCCCCACGGGCGAGGAGCTCCGCTGCGATCTGGTGCTGGAGTACCTCCCGGAGGGAATCTCCTTCGAAGAGGCCCTGCGCCGCGAATCGACCGATCGGCTCCTCACGGCCCTCAATACCCTGCAGCAGGCGCTCCGCACGCTGGAGTTCGCCCACAACAACCTCCGGCCGCGGAATCTGCGCTGGGTCGGCGACCGCTTCATACCGCTGCGCTACCACGACGCCCGGTTCGGACACCCGGAGAACGACGAACCCTCGTTCGAGGATCTGCGCGCGGAGGTGCTCCGCCGTTCGGACCCGATGCAGGTCTCGGATGTCGAGATGCACTACAACCCGCTGCGCAGGCTCACCGGCCACCTCTGGACCAGCCAGTTGTCCGAAGGGCTGGCCTGCGTCGAAGACGAGAGCGGCTACGGCTTCGTGGATGCCGAAAACCGCGTGGTGATCCCCGCAACACTCCGCTGGGCCGGCGACTTCCACGAAGGCCGCGCCGAGGCCGAAACCGATACGGGCATGGGACTCATCGACCGGCAGGGACAATGGATCATCCCGCCCATCTACGAAATCATCGACTACGACCCGGTCGAAAGCAACGTCTTTGTCCGCAAGGAGGGGCTCTGGGCCGAATTCGACTATCTGGGACGCCGGCAGTCGGAGTTGGGCGAACGCTCGGCCCGCCCGTAA